Within Massilia endophytica, the genomic segment GCATTGTGGCGGGCGGCCCCTACTTCTGCGCGCGGGGCAACCTGGGCACGGCCGTCACGGTATGCAGCTGCACCACCGGCCTGCCCTGGTGCGGCGTATCGCCGGGCGGTACGAATGTGTCCAGCCTCGCGGACATCACGAACCGCAATGCGGCTGGAGACCGTATCGACGCCACCAGCAATCTGGCCGGACACCGCATCTGGCTCTTCTCCGGCCGCTGGGACACGGTGGTGCCCACGGCGGTGATGAACGACCTGCAGGACTATTACCGCTTTTACGTTCCACCTGAAAACATCCGCTACCGCACCCACCGCAGCGCCGAGCACGCCATGCCGACGGACTTCTTCGGCAACCAGTGCAGCGTACTTGGCTCGCCCTACATCAATAACTGCGGCCTGGATGCTGCGGGCGAGCTGCTGGGCTGGATCTACGGCGCCCTCAACCCGAAGAACGGCAACACGCCCGCCGGGCGCTTCGTGGAGTTCAGCCAGGACGAGTTCCTGCCCGACGCGCGCAGCCACGGCATGGCGGCCACGGGCTTTCTCTACGTGCCGCCCGGCTGCGAGGGCGATGGCGCGGAGTGCCGCCTGCATGTGGCCTTCCACGGCTGCAAGCAGAATGCGGATTTCGTTGGCGACGCCTACATGCGCAACGCCGGCTACAACGGCTGGGCGGACACCAACCGCATCCTCGTGCTTTACCCGCAGGCGGCCACCACCTTCAGCAATCCCAACGGCTGCTGGGACTGGTGGAGCTACGACGACCGCAGCTACGCCGAGCGCTCCGGCCGCCAGATGCGGGCCGTCAAGCGCATGACCGAGCGCCTGACGGGCCAGCCTTAGAGGCCGAGGCAGATGTACTTGATGACCAGATAATCGTCCATGCCGTACTTCGAGCCTTCGCGGCCCAGGCCGGACTGCTTCACGCCGCCGAAAGGCGCGACCTCGTTGGAGATCAGGCCCGTGTTCACGCCCACCATGCCCGATTCCAGGCCTTCGGCCACGCGCCAGATGCGGCCGATGTC encodes:
- a CDS encoding extracellular catalytic domain type 2 short-chain-length polyhydroxyalkanoate depolymerase: MIISALLRLLALLAVFVCSAVLPGQAEPGSLPPMRAGQLSVSGLSSGGYMAVQFEVAFSASVMGAGIVAGGPYFCARGNLGTAVTVCSCTTGLPWCGVSPGGTNVSSLADITNRNAAGDRIDATSNLAGHRIWLFSGRWDTVVPTAVMNDLQDYYRFYVPPENIRYRTHRSAEHAMPTDFFGNQCSVLGSPYINNCGLDAAGELLGWIYGALNPKNGNTPAGRFVEFSQDEFLPDARSHGMAATGFLYVPPGCEGDGAECRLHVAFHGCKQNADFVGDAYMRNAGYNGWADTNRILVLYPQAATTFSNPNGCWDWWSYDDRSYAERSGRQMRAVKRMTERLTGQP